The segment CCATACCAAAAATTTCATCAGATTGGATAAAAGTAATAAATTTCAAATACTCTTGCGGAATAAGGGATTTTAGATTAATCTCATCACCAACTAAATAGGCTTGAAACTCTCTTTGCTTTAAAGCTTCTACAACTCCAGATATGATTGGCTCAGCACCAAAATCCCCGCCCATAGCGTCAATTGCTATCTTAACCATTATATCTATTAATACTCGCCAGTTGTTCTATTTACACGGTGAGGCATTTTCCAGCTACCATCTTTATCTTTTACAGGCATTGGTAATGTAACTTTATAGTGAGTTCTGCGTTTTGCAGCTCTTGTATGACTCACTCTACGCTTAGGTACTGCCATTTTATTCTCCTTTTAAAATTTTACACTTATCGCAATAAAAATAGTCACTTTTGTAGGCTTCTAATTCACTGATTAATATCTCATCAGTATCTATCTGGCCATTGTAGAATTCTATAGTATTGCTTAGTTCATCATCTTTATCTTTATATATTCCATCGCTTAGATATAAATTCAACTCTTCATTTAAGTTTAAAACTATATCCGCACCGCAACTATCGCAAATATGATCTAATTTGCCAGTTAAATATCCATCGCATTTGGCTAAATTTAGAGAAAATTTTTTAATATTTCCACTAAATTTAACCTCATCGATGCTGCTTTCAAAATTAATAGGTATAGCACTTAGCCTATCAAAGCGAATTTTCAATATTTAAACCTTAGCAGATCTCTCTACTAGCAAAGAAAAATGCAATCTCGATTTTAGCATTTTCTAAACTATCGCTACCATGGACTGCGTTTGCGTCAATGCTCTCAGCGAAATCAGCTCTAATAGTTCCTGGAGCAG is part of the Campylobacter lanienae NCTC 13004 genome and harbors:
- the rpmF gene encoding 50S ribosomal protein L32 yields the protein MAVPKRRVSHTRAAKRRTHYKVTLPMPVKDKDGSWKMPHRVNRTTGEY